The Odocoileus virginianus isolate 20LAN1187 ecotype Illinois chromosome 27, Ovbor_1.2, whole genome shotgun sequence genome has a window encoding:
- the LOC110143520 gene encoding olfactory receptor 2B11-like — protein sequence MELINKSHPEEFILLGFADHPWLQLPLFIILLITYPMAMMGNIAIILVSKLDPRLHSPMYFFLTNLSFLDMCYMTSTVPQMLFNLGTSKKTIRYMGCAVQLYFFHIMGGTECLLLAVMSFDRYVAICKPLHYALIMKRPICILLVTTVWLSGMIYAVSEATITLQLPLCGRNTLDHLLCEIPVLIKTACGEKGANELTLSVVCIFFLAVPLCLILISYACIGHAVFKIKSLEGRKKAFGTCSSHLIVVFLFYGPAISMYLQPPSSISRDQPKFMALFYGVVTPALNPFIYTLRNKDVKGALGNLMRSVFTCK from the coding sequence atggaacTAATTAACAAAAGCCATCCTGAAGAGTTTATTCTACTAGGCTTTGCTGACCATCCTTGGCTACAGCTTCCTCTCTTCATTATCCTGCTTATAACATACCCCATGGCCATGATGGGAAACATAGCCATCATTCTGGTGTCCAAGTTAGACCCCCGTCTGCACAGccccatgtatttcttcctcacCAACCTCTCCTTTTTGGACATGTGCTACATGACAAGCACTGTCCCTCAGATGCTCTTTAACCTGGGAACGTCAAAGAAGACTATCCGCTATATGGGGTGTGCAGTTCAGCTTTATTTCTTCCACATAATGGGGGGCACAGAATGTCTGCTTTTGGCTGTTATGTCTTTTGAtcgctacgtggccatctgcaagcctctACACTATGCCCTCATCATGAAACGGCCTATCTGTATCTTATTAGTGACCACCGTGTGGCTGAGTGGAATGATCTATGCTGTCTCAGAGGCCACCATCACATTACAGTTACCACTGTGTGGTCGCAATACCCTGGACCACTTGCTGTGTGAGATTCCTGTTCTGATAAAGACTGCCTGTGGTGAAAAGGGTGCTAATGAGCTCACACTCTCTGtggtatgcatttttttcttagctGTGCCACTGTGCTTAATTCTTATTTCCTATGCTTGCATTGGACATGCTGTATTTAAGATTAAATCtttggagggaaggaaaaaagccTTTGGGACATGTTCCTCCCATCTCATagtagttttcttattttatggcCCAGCCATTAGCATGTACCTTCAGCCCCCCTCCTCCATCTCAAGGGACCAGCCCAAGTTCATGGCTCTCTTCTATGGAGTGGTGACTCCTGCACTCAACCCTTTCATCTACACTCTGAGGAATAAGGATGTAAAGGGGGCACTGGGC